The genome window AAATTGCTGTACCTTGATCTTGAAGATTAGGGTTAGCATACTCTCCATTAATATCAAAAATAATTTGCCCAATTGGATATTTAGGATTATTATCTTCTGTTAAAGGTTTAAGCACTTCTTCTGGTGTTTCTTCACTTTTATCTAACTCAAGAGGTGCATTATTGCTCATCTCCACACAAGCTTGAATTATCTTTTTAACTGTGTTGGATTTACCTGTTCTTGTCATACCAAAAAGAGCCGTTCTTTTTCCAGCAAAATCAGGTGCTTGGACATAAACAATAACATCTTTTTCTAGTTGCTGAAAACGGCGACTAGAACTATAACGAACTTTCCCAATTTTTATATCTCCAGAACCTCCTGGTGTTCCATTTTCTCTGTAATTAACAATACCTTTTAAAATATCCGCTGAAGGTTTGATAACGGAGTAATTATGAGAGCTATAAAAATTTTCTAAATCAGCACCAAAACGAGTTTTTCCATTCTCATCAATATAAAAAGAACCTAATATTGAACACTCTAACCCACTAAAAGAAAACTCATAACGAGTAAAAGTATCTAGCTGACTTTTTTTGGTTTCTCCAGTTTGAATATCATCTTTGTAATATTCAACCATACTACTAATAACCTCTTGATCTGTTGGTAATCTTGTTGGTTGAATAACTCTGAGTAATATTGCTTCACAATCATTTTTTTGATCAAGTTCATTATCGTAATAAGCTAATAAAAAACACCCTTGAGGAATACCTTTAGCTTGTTGTTTCCAAGCATCAGCTACTAAAATTTCTGCTTTGGTATAACTCAGTCGAAAAGGACGACCAACAAATGTACCTGTTTCCCAGTCGCTAGTAGATTTATTACGTTTAAAAAGATCAATCTTAATTAAATCATTAGTAATTCCCATTTTTGCAAATCTCCAAAATGCTATTTAGATGTTTTTGTTGTTTTTAAGGCAGGATCTTCAAACCTAATTTTTGACTGTTCTACATATTTTTCCTCAGCATCTATAGCTAACCATTTACGATCTAATCTCGCAGCGGCGTATCCAGTTGTATTGCTTCCTGCAAAAGGATCTAATACCCAGTCCCCTGGCTCTGTTAAAAATTCGATAAAAAAAGCAGGTAATCCCATTGGCATTCGTGCTGGATGAGGAATAATATTTCTTTCTTTACAAGTTTTTGCAAAGAAATCTCTGGAATTACTATTTGAAAAAGAAAAAGCATTTGGTAAACGTACTTTGCGATTAGAATCCATTGCTTCTAATTCTAATAAATTATGGGCAATCGATCCGCCACAATCTTTTAGAAAGCTAGTTTCTCCTATTTTATGTTCAGAAGGTCTTTTCCCTGAATTATAGTTTCCTGTTTTCAGAAGATATTTCATACGATCACTATAAGGACGTAGAACTCTAGAATTATCAGCTTTCGGATTATCTGTTTTAGAGATCCACCATAAACGGGTATAGCTATCAACTGTTCTAATACGTTCAACCGTTACCCAATTGGCTGGAGAAGGTAAGCGAGAAGGATTGTAACAGACAAACTCCTGAATCAGACGCAAATCAGCATCAGGATGAGAAACAAAACCCATAAAAGATTGCAATGGTAATAAAGATTGAACTGGGCGTTGTGATTCCCAACTATTACCTAATTCAATAACGATAGAACCATTTTCTGTCAACATTTCCGAAAAAAGTGGGGCTAAAGCACTAAACCATTTTAAATATTCATCACCAAGCATATTCCCATAGCTTTTTTTACTATTTAATGGAAAAGGAGGAGATGTAAAAATTAATTGTATTTTTCCTTTTAATCTGCGAAAAGACCTACTATTAAGGATGGTTTCCGCTTTTCCAACATAATAACGTCCAGTTTTTTTCTTTTGAACAATTGTCACAAAGTTTAAATTTAAAAATATTTAACATATCCTATACATTTTATTCTAATAAAGGGAGTATTCTTGAATATTTTGATGAATAGTTTGAATCCATAAGGGAATAATTCCCCTTCCCCGCTCCAGAAGGGCGATCGCCCCTTCCTGTTCATAAGGCAATAAATCAACAGTACCATCACCAGCTACTACCATAAAACGCTTTTTACAACCACTATCAGTAAAATCAGGCTCTTTTGCCCTCAAATCATTGAGGATTTTTTGCACCATCTCCAGATTTAGCCCCACAGAAAGGAGATATACCATTACTGATACCTCCACCAACTCCACAGAAGAATAGTAGATTGTTTTTCCCGTACCCGAAGCACCAATAAAAGGTACAACAACTTCCTTATCCCTCCAATACTGTAATTGTCGGAGCGAACACCCTGTAATCTTTGATATATCTTTGCTACTAAAAAATACTTCCTGTTTCATAGCAACAATTATAAAATGATTTGTTATTATACAAATATGTTTTATTAAACATTATTGTCGATGCTATGAGTCTAATCACTATTCAATGTCGTTTGGTTGCTTCTGCTGATACCCGTCAATTTCTTTGGATGTTGATGAGTCAGAAAAATACTCCTTTGATCAATGAAATCTTCATGAGAATAGCAGAACATCCCGATTTTTCTGTGTGGAAAGAAAAGGGAAAACTGCCCAAAAATTTTCTTGCTCAACAAATTGCTGAACTAAAGGAAGATAAACGTTTTCAAGGACAACCATCTCGTTTTTACGCTTCTGTCCATAAGATGATTGACTATGTTTATGAGTCTTGGTTTACGATACAAGATAAAAATAAATTCAGACTTCAAGGACATACTCGCTGGTTAGAAATGTTGAAACCTGATACCGAAATTCTCCAGTGTTTTGATGGTTCTTGGGAAAAGTTACAAAATCAAGCCAAAAAGATTCTCGATGAGATTGATAGCACTCTTTCTCACACGCGTATTGTTGATAAGTTATTTAAGGAGTATGAAGCAACTAACGATCCTCGGATTCAAGGGGCGATCGTTTATCTAATCAAAAATGGTGCTAGTATCCCAGACAATAAAGTAGAAACTGAAAAAAAATACAAGAAACTCAAACGGAAAGTAGAGATTCAGGTTCATAAACTAAAAAAACAAATAGAAATTTCTGCTCCCACTGGCAGAGACTTAAATCAGCAAAAGTGGTTAGATACTCTCATTCTTGCTTCTCTTGCTTCTACTACGATGCCCCTCAATCAAGCTCAGTGCGATCGTTGGTTTTCCGCTCTGAAAAAAAATTCCCCTTCTATTCCTTATCCTGTCATTTATGAAACCAATGAAGATTTGAAATGGAGTCTAAGTGATCAAAACCGCCTCCATGTTCGATTTAATGGTTTAAGTGACCATACTTTTAAAATTTATTGTGATTCTCGTCAACTTCCTTATTTTCAGCGCTTCTACGAAGATCAAGAATTGAAAAAGGCGAACAAAAATCAATTTTCTAGTGCTTTATTCACTCTGCGTTCAGCGATGATTATTTGGAAAGAAGATGACGGAAAAGGGGAGTTATGGGATAAACATAAACTTTATTTACACTGTACTTTAGACACCGACTATTGGACTGTTGAAGGTACACAAGTAGTTGCTCAAAGAAAGCAAAAGGAAGTTTTAAATATTATTGACGGGATGAAAGAAAAAGATGATTTAAGGGATACTCAAAAAAAATTTATCCAACGCAAAGAAACAACTCTTGCCCGACTTAATAATATTTTCCCTCGCCCCGGTAAACCTATTTATCAGGGTAATCCGAATCTTTTTCTTGGAGTCGCTATGGGGTTACAAGAATCTGTTACCCTTGCTCTTGTTAACGTTGGTGAAGGGAAAGCAATTTTATACCGTAACATTAAACAATTGTTGGGAGATAACTATCATCTACTAAGAAGAAGAAGAAATGAAAAGCAAAAATTGAATCACCAGAACCATAAAGCAAGGAAAAGAGCTAGTTTTCAACAGAAAGGGGAATCTAATTTGGGGGAATACGTTGATCGTCTCATTGCTAAATCTATTCTCAAAATAGCTCAAGAATATAAAGTTTCAACAATCATCATTCCTCTATTAAGCCAGATGCGATCAATTACTGAAGCAGAAGTACAAGCTAGGGCTGAGGAGCGAATACCTGAGTATAAAGAAGGGCAAAAAAAATATGCCAAAGATTACCGTGTACAAGTCCATCAGTGGAGCTATGGTCGATTAATTGATAATATTAAGGCTAATTCCGCCAAGGTAGGTATTGTCGTAAGAGAGGGCAAACAGCCTAAACAGGGAACATTTACTGATAAAGCACTACAGTTAGCTTTGAGTATCCAACAGAATATTACTGAGGGTAAAATTCCCCGAAACACAAAATTTTGAGCTAGAATAAATCAAATCGTGCCGTAAATCAAGTTTTTATCGACCTCTGTTTTGCGAAAATTTGGAGTAGTTTACTTTTAGTTAAAAGTTTGCTTTCTGCTCCTGCTAACTGATTGTCCCGATGCTGTCTATCTTCGGATAGAGAAAATAAGAGCACTCTCAGCAACAAGGATGCAGGTATCCTGTTCCAGCGGTTAGCAAATCACTTCCGAGCAAGGATGAGTTCTTTTAGAGAATTGAAAGCGAGTCTCGCCATCTGCTTAAGTGACATTAATCTGTTGTCACGTCATTTATTTTGTTAAGACGACACTAATGTGTTACCGATGACAAATAATTTGTTAATGTACAACCAGATTATAAAAACCATTGGTAGTTTATTTATGCGGATGGCGAGACTCGAACTCGCAAGGCCGAAGCCACACGCCCCTCAAGCGTGCGCGTATACCAATTCCGCCACATCCGCAGGATACAATAACATATTATAGCATATCTGCTTTAAAAAATCCAGACAAATCTCTCATAACAAAAATATATCCCTCTTTTGTCAGTCTCCGATAATCTTGGAAATTGCTAAACTCTAAAAGTCTTTCTCTATATGCGATCGCCCGATTATTTGTTACTTTA of Cyanobacterium sp. HL-69 contains these proteins:
- a CDS encoding site-specific DNA-methyltransferase is translated as MTIVQKKKTGRYYVGKAETILNSRSFRRLKGKIQLIFTSPPFPLNSKKSYGNMLGDEYLKWFSALAPLFSEMLTENGSIVIELGNSWESQRPVQSLLPLQSFMGFVSHPDADLRLIQEFVCYNPSRLPSPANWVTVERIRTVDSYTRLWWISKTDNPKADNSRVLRPYSDRMKYLLKTGNYNSGKRPSEHKIGETSFLKDCGGSIAHNLLELEAMDSNRKVRLPNAFSFSNSNSRDFFAKTCKERNIIPHPARMPMGLPAFFIEFLTEPGDWVLDPFAGSNTTGYAAARLDRKWLAIDAEEKYVEQSKIRFEDPALKTTKTSK
- a CDS encoding type I restriction-modification system HsdR family restriction subutni; the encoded protein is MKQEVFFSSKDISKITGCSLRQLQYWRDKEVVVPFIGASGTGKTIYYSSVELVEVSVMVYLLSVGLNLEMVQKILNDLRAKEPDFTDSGCKKRFMVVAGDGTVDLLPYEQEGAIALLERGRGIIPLWIQTIHQNIQEYSLY